Within the Miscanthus floridulus cultivar M001 chromosome 17, ASM1932011v1, whole genome shotgun sequence genome, the region GAAAAGGGAAAAATTACAACAGAGTAGAAGAAGGGCCATGAACCTTAGCTTTAGCATAAGAATGAGTATTATGTCCTTACATGTTACCCTCTTCTCTCTTTCCTTGTTTACTTAGGCCCAGTTTGGTTCAGCTTATGTAAGTCTCGCTTATAAGCTGAGCAAGATTATCTGATAAGCCACGATATATAGAATCTAAGCTAGACGTTTGGTTGTCCGATTATTTCAGGTAGGACGTTTTGCACTAAAACCCTAATCTTTTCCCAAATCTACCCGCAGCAAACTAGCACTGTTCTACACTATTCATCTGAGTCTATACTTTTCCATCTAGACCCAAGAAAGagtttctatttcttttttcctCCCATCTCTTGTTGCTCGGAGTAGAGGATGACGGGCCAATGACGAGCGGCAGCGTTAGGGCACAAGTCGGAGGCGTGGCCGGCATCTGGGGAGGGGATCCGGCCCACCACCGGCATATCTGGCTAGGGGGAGGCAACGGTCGCCCCGAATGGGGCCTGAGCTAGAGGGAGGCGGTGGCAGGGAGGGTAGCCAGCGGTGGGGAGGGGATCTGACCCACCGCGGGGTGGATCTAGCCTGGGGGGAGGTGACGCTAGGTCCAGAGAGTCTCCCTGATCGAGCTGGAGGGAGGTGGCGGCGGGGAGGGGAGCCGGCAGCGTTGATGGAGAGCACGAAAGCGAGGGGCAGGCAGGGAAGCGGGTGCGTGATTTCCAAATTGCGGGGCTCAGCTCGCGTTTCTAATCGCCGTTGTTGGGCCTAAATCAAACACGAATGCCGCTTCCGCCATGGAGCCGTTGCAAACCGTTTGGCGCGATTATTGGCTTGTGCCGGTCGCAACGCGGCTTATGaatggaaccaaacagggccttatacTGGTGCATGGGTTCAGCCCTCCCAGCGCGTGGATCCAATCCGGTCCAATATActtggtgtcggtgttttgtgaACCGACCAGTAAATTTAGCGCCGCACTGCTCTAGGATTCGATGGATAGCACTCAAGACACGGGGAAATTGTACTGGTTCGGGaaagagccctacgtccagtcttaggGGGGTTTGAGTTTGTGTTCCTTGGGTAAGTGCTCAGTAGGTTTACAATGGGGCGCTCGTAAGCATGGAGAGAGTGAGTGTGCGAGTTGAGAGAGTGAGCGTTCGAGAGAGTCTAGAGAGTTTGAATGAAGGTCTGGCTCCCGTTATATACTTTTGGGGGACGGGTGACAGTCGAGAGGGAATGTTTCCCTGACCCGAGTGGTCGAGGGCCCGAGGGGAGGGTGGCGGTTGGCGAGCTCGGCCTGTGGGCCCTCTGTGTCTTGTCCTAGCTTTTGTTGCACGTTCGTATGTCGTCACGGGTTCTTGCTTTCCACATCAAGGCATGGAGCGCCATGGTGGCATAGTGTGGGTCGTGGCCGTCCCCTAGCTGTCCGGTAAAACGTGGGTGCATAGTGCACATCGTGGCCCTCGTTCTTGCGCCCGCTATCCTAGGGAGGGCGTCATGGCGTTAGCAAGCGAACATGGCGACCGTCCTCTGCTGAACGTCAGCCTTCCCAGCCATGGTAGGGCGACGCGGCACTGCCCCCGATCACATGTGGACGGGTCGAGGTTCCTTTGGCCTGGCTGGGTCCCAAGGAGATTGACTCATGGTCGTGAGGCCCATGCCTACGGTAGGCACGGCCGTACACTCGCTCATTGAGTCAGGCAGTGGTTGAGCGGTCCTGAGCCATGTCCTGACGTTGCCCTGCCACGGAGTGGCCCTCTGACCTTGCGAGGGAAGCGGTCCGAGGGGGAAGCCTCACCCCGGACCCTGCGGTCCGTAAGGTGGTCGATGCACGCCATGACCCTGTGGTCTGTTGGGTGGTCAATGCACGCCATGGCCCTGTGGTCCATCGGTTGATCGTCCTTCTTTATCCTGAGAGGGCGTGGGTGTCCGTCGTGGTAGGTGCATTAAATGCACCATCCATCCCTGGTCCTATCCATACTTGGTTGCCCGAGGTTAGGGGTGGCCGACGCGGGCTGCAAGCTGCGTGGTCGGAGGAGGAGAGTGGTCAAGGCAGGCCGGAGATGCTGGGTTGCGGCCTGCTAGTTTATTTAATTCTCCTTTGAAAATTTTCAATTTGGTCggtttttttattttctgtatGTTTATTTGGTTCTCCTTTGAAATTTTTCAATTTGGcttccatagaaataatttggctcattttttgggtTTGGCTTGTTTAATATTTTTACGTTATTTGGATAATATTTTTTGATTCATTTGATCTAGATCCAATGGTCATGACAATCAAGCGTTGCATGAATAAAAAACACACGATTTTTGTTTCTGCTGTGAATCGGATGTTGGTGTGCCATCCAACACTCGGGTGTCACGGCCCCTAAAGCACTCTATTAATATTCTTTCACGCCGGCGGTTAACAAAACAGTAAGTACGAATGCAGCCACCAGTAAAAATGTTTCCTGTACTATAGTTACAAAACGTTGAGTTTCTGAGATTAGGTGGACGCTAATATCGTATCCTTAAGGTTGGCATCCTTGGATCAGATCAAAGGAACGGTTTCGTCTCGCAGACTCACACTCAGTTTAGCCAATACGCATTTTGGTTTGACTTGGCATATTCTTGCGTCTTGGCGTCTACGCTACGATTTCTTTTTTAGGGTTCTTTCTACTGCACACATTTGAAGTAAAGAGAAAGCTAAAATGGTCAGCTTTCCTTTTCCTTTGAAAAGAAAAGGGATCATGCAGAGCTCACCTTGCAGAGGAAACGCAAGCCAGGATTATTCACACGATTCAAACGCAAAGACGTTGTGAGCCTGGTAACGCGATTTTATGTCGACATTTTGTGGTCTTGTGGACCGTATCCGTCCCGAGAACCCAAAAAGGTTGATGCAAACGTTGTTTTGATCACTCAGTCGTCTTCAAAACCATTCTTTTTTGTATCCAAAAAGATCATTCTTTTTCAATAAAAAAAAGGAGCCAACTGTTTGTTTTCACCGTTTTTGTTTTGGAGGAAACGAAATTTTTCGATCAACGCCAATTCGCCAACATCGGGTCTCATACATACGTACACCTATGTGGCGATGTGTGAACTCAAAGTGAATCATGCACCAATCTGCAAGAGATTAAGATGTCCAGAAAGTGAATAGCATAATCATGATTCATGATTCAACAGTTAGGGTGTGTATATAAGGCACAGGAAAGTGGCAAAAACATATGCCTATTCAATAAATCAAACTGAGTCACGGCACGATCGACAAATAACACCCTACAATAATCAGCAGAGCTAATTAATGAAATGAGACCGCCACCAGGGTTCCAGGGCTAACATCATGGAACCAAGAACAGAAAAAAAAATTACCAAAGAATGATCAGGAAACAACTGACTGCAAAGCTTCACTGGACACACCCTGAACACAGAGTTGTCAAACCTACTTTCTGTAGATGGCAATGGCTTGTTACTGATGTGCTGCTTGCTACTCTGTGATTTAGAAAGCGCCCTCCCTGGGATTGTCCTCCGGGGACGTCTTCGTGTCCGAGTAGGAGTTCCGGATCTCCTCGATCCTGCTGACCACCTCCTCCATCCAAGGCCGCTCGTCGGGGACAACTGCAACGCATGCCATCGCGACATGGAGCATCTGGACCATCTCGTCCTCGACGTTCGGGTGCCTTAGCAAGTCGACGTCGAAAACCTCCGACGTCCACTCTTCCCGGACCACGGACTGCACCCACCTGGGGAGGTGCTCGATGGAATCATCACGCCCGGGGGACCTGAGAGGGGCTTTACCCGTGAGCATCTCGAGGAGGAGGACGCCTAAGCTGTAGACGTCGGATTTCTGCGTCGGTTTCCTGGTCTCGAGGACCTCGGGTGACCGGTACCCGATGAGCCGTGGGTGGACGTGGGGCGTGGACATGAGCTGGGCAAGGCCGAACTCAGTGACGCAGGCGCTGAGTTCCTGTGAGATAAGGATGTTACTTGACTTGATGTTCCCGTGAATGAACTTCCCGCCGCCCTCGGCGTGAAGATATGCCATCCCGCGTGCAGCGCCCAGAGCTATTTTCACTCTGGTCTCCCAGTCCAATGGGGTTCTTCCAGCAGCTTTATTCCCTGGGTTTTACAATCAACAATTAGTCTGCTATcatatataatttcatttcaacaGAAATGTTTATAATGAGCTTTGTCAGACTTTCAGACAATAAGTTAGCAAAACCAGTGAAATAATTGTAAATAAAAGTGGAAATGCTATGGAAGTCAAACTTGAAATGCACTTTTCATTTGGTGACCCAGTCCCAAAATCTCAGTAACCAATTAAATTTGTGGTATCCAAGCAAAAGGGAATGTCCATACTTAAAGACAGATTAGATAAAACAGAAATGGAAACAAACTGTCAATTAGGTGTTCTGTCAAAAGTCTTACAGCCCTCCTAATAAAATCACACAGTTTCCAGGTCATGGCGATTCAGTAAGTTTAGATCACAGCCAAATGTGTGTAAACCTGAATCATAGATATGCAACACAACATTAACCCACTAgccttatatataaaaaaaaaacccACTAGAGCTACCAGTACCTCCAATTAACTATGCAGTGCTGGCAGATTGCAAGTCGGTAATGGTGTGATAACTCAAAGTAGGTAACAGAAAATCAAGACAGCACTATGGAATCACCAATTATTCTTTTGCATTCACTGCAAAGGCCAGAAAATGCCAGTAGCTCAAAAGCCTAAAATTTCTAGGTACAAGACAGGTCTTGTGGACTGTTCATGGGAACTCTAGAACAGCAGTTGGAATCCCAAAAACCAAAAAGTGAGAAAGGTATATGTCAACATCCCTTGTAATAAACTATGTTATATTCAGAAGAATAAAAACTAATGGCCAAAGACAGTACATCTGGAGTGTATATCTATGTTCCAAATAATAAATACCTTATTCAGAAAAAAAGCCCTATATTTAGTAGCTTATTATAATCTACACAACACAGAGTTACAGAGTTCTCTACAATCAATGTAAGGCATCCCCACTTTGAGAATTCAAGTATGCGATCACCATTTTCAGCCTTTGATGTTGGTTTCTACCTTGTGATTTGAACTAAACTTTTATTGACCACAGGATAAAGAAAAGATTATGGTGCAGCACTATTCGTGCTTCACTTCACTTGCAATACAGTCAAGGGCCAAGGTACCAGAATGAACATGAATATGTTTTGCTCAAGCCTTAGTGTTGACTAAGCATCTATTTCAGTTCAATTCTTTCAAGCTGAAGTAAGATAGCTTTAATTTTCAATAGTAAATTTCAAACTAACATTCTGACAGGTAACAAAATGTAAAATGATTTAAATAGATTATTTGAAATGAAGGACATACCATGCAAAGCAGCACAAAGGCTACCTAATGGGACATAGTCATACACCAAGAGCTTCTCATCCTTGGAGTAGTAGTAAGCACGCAATGGGACAGTGTTCTGATGCTGGCAAACCTTGCCAATTAGCTCCATCTGCTGTTCAAATTCCCTCTTTCCCGCCACCACTTCCTTCAATCTCTTGACCACCACTGTTGTTCCATCCTCCAGAACAGCTTTGTAGGTAGTCCCATAACTTCCTTTTCCAAGGACTTCAGCCGAAGCCCTCAGCAGATCCTCCAAGTCAAAATTATATGAACATCCCTCAAAGAAAAACAGTTTATTTCTCTCCGCTTCTTGAATACCACTGCTGAATTCCCCTTTGGATTTTTCTCCCCTTCCACCTGCAATAGCCTTTCCTTTGGATGAAGATGATGCTGTGCCAGGCTCTGCATCTCTCTTTCTTTTGAAGATGCATACCAAGAGGATGAGGATCAAAATTAATAATACAGCCCCTCCTCCAGCAGCTATTGCAATTTTGACACCAAGGCTGAGCTTTTTCCAGAAGCTTCTTTTGCCACTTTGGGGTGATGGCGACGACGGAGAAGGAGGTGGTGTCCCTGGACATGGTTCCAATGGAAATCCACACAGAAAGGCATTTCCCAGAAAAGAAGTAGCTGGGAACTTCTGCAGGGAGGGTGGTATAGGTCCACTCAGGTTATTGTTGCTCAAATCCAAATGTCTCAACTTGGGGAGGCGAAGGTCAGGGATGGGTCCAGAAAGAGAGTTGTTATGGAGAAGCAATGCTGTCAGTTCAGTGATGGCTTGCACCTCCGATGGTATTTCTCCACTGAATGAGTTATAGGACAGGTCTAAGAATGTTAGACTAGAAGACAGTGAACTTGGTATAATTCCGGACAGGTTATTGTGTTGAAGATAAAGAGAGCGCAACGAGGGAATAGATGGTACATCAGGAGGGAGATTAATAGTAAGACGGTTTGACCTAAGACTCAACACCTCCAAGGCATCAAGCTTGCCAAGTGTGCCCGATGGGATAGGACCTAAAAGCCCTATTGCAGGTAGTCGGACTTCACGTACACGTGTCCTGTCCGGTGTGCATGTAATGCCAACCCAGGATGTGCAGACTTGGGTTGTGGAGGTCCAGTTGACCTTTCTGCCATGAGGCAGTGATGCAGCAAATGCAAGAAGGGCCTGCTTATCGGTGTTTAGGTCAGAACCTCTAGCATATGGAAGGTGCATAAAGAAAAGAGAGCCATAAAGAAAAGCTATCAGCTTGAGATGCCACATTTGTTGGGATTGGCTGGAAGAAGAAGAAACCAATTATAATCCAAGAGTCCTCATCAGTGCATGTGCATCACTCCTGACACATAAAAGGCTAACAAAAGTCAGCAATACATAATGGTCCAAATTTAAGAATAAATAAGAACAGTCAAAATTTCAGTTTGGTGCATAGAAACAAGGTAGAAAGGAAAGGAATGTGAACGTGGATAACAAGCATAAAAGATTTAAGTTATCCGGTGGACATTTATATACACTGCAACAAACAAGTAAACAGCTACTGGAAACCACAGAAGGTAAAGGAGGAGTAACCCATTTTATAATTTCGATCATCTAGATATGATGCAATCACACAAACTACCAAAAAAGCTGAGCAATTCTAATGTACAATTGGATGCAATTTCATCAATTAACAGCTTATAAGAAGCATTACCACGTTTAAATGTCAAACCAGGCATTTCCTTCGTTAAATATCACATTCACGATCATGCTAAAAACACAAGTTTTCTCCATTTCTCGTACCACCTGCTAAAGAATAATAGCAAATATACTTACAAGAATGGCCACTATTGTGAGGCCAACAGGGTTTGGCCCATAGTTTACGAAGTTGGTGCATCAGCTACAACAGAAACACAACGAGCAGCTTACGCAGACAGTAAAATATAAATACGACTTTCTTAGGAGATTCTAGCATATTTTAATTGCCACTGTCCTTAACTCCTTACCCATCTTTCATCATAATGAGGATCCTATACTTTGCATCATAACTAATTCGCATTAATGAGAGAAGGCTGGTGGAAGGTCACTCTTGGAATGAATCGTAAATTCATGAGACAATGACAAAGTGATGCCCACATTGATGTTTCAAGGGGACCATCACATTCCTCAACTGCCACACAGCAACCTCCTCTCTGAAAATAGTAAAACGAAACGAAAACAGAATGACACATCTTGCCTTCTCTTTAGCCTCAACCGAAAGGCCCGGACCCAAACAAATCCGCTGGTTTATCTCAatctctttatttatttttttgaacgcaatggcaggagctctgcctttcaattaagatggGGAAAAGAAAGTTTATGTACAAACAAAGGCACTCGAGGTTAGGGATTGAAACCCCCACAAGCATGCAAATTAGGGAAACGCACGGCCCAAAAGGGGTGGGGGCAACAGCTACACATAAGCGAGTGCTCTCTTCCTTTGCTCTATGTCTTCCTTTATCCTTGCGGCCACTTGCGGCACCGCTTCTATCTTGTTGTCGAAGATTCTcctatttctctctttccaaaTATTCCAAAAGGTGTAGATTACTACCCCGTTAAGCCGCCTACGCTCGGATCTTGGCACTTTCCTCGCCACCTCTTCCCACCATGATCTGATATCGTTGGGGTCCACCTGgggttgctgctgaaggtgagtGAAGTTCTCCCACGAGAGAATTTGATCCCAAACCGCCTTTGCGAATGGGTAACATAGGCATAGGTGGAGGCCGGTCTCTAAAGGACCGTTGCAGAGCACGCATTGTTGTTGGTGTGGCCACCCTCTCCTCTGTAGGTTTTGCGCCGTTAGAATTTTATCTTGCACTAAGATCCAGGCAAAGATCTTGCATCTGTTCTCCACTTGCGCTTTCCAGATCAACTCGGTACGGAAGGGGACGAGCGAGCATTTGAATTGAATTCTGTAGACCGAACGGGTGGAGTAGTTCCCATCACTGGTCCACCGCCAGATGATGGTGTCCTGGACGTCCTGTTGTAGGTGCACATCTTGTATCCGTATCCAAAGGGATACAAACTCCTCTATGTGGACAGCCGAGGTGATTTTCCTTCCTAGCTTGTGCATCCAATTGTTGTTCCGGAGCTCTTGTTGCACCGTTCGGTTTCTCCTTGAAACTAGGCGAAACAAGTTTGGGGCTAGGTACCTAGGAGCTTGTCCATCGAGCCAATTGTGGTGCCAAAACCTAGTCTTTGCACCGTCCCCCAAAGTTATAatgattgaggagttgaagaggagacgatcatcatcagaacatGGAAGCTCGGAGTCGTTCCAAGACTTGAAATCGTCCACCCATTCCTGCCAGAGCCATCGTAACCGGAGGGCTCTCCCAAATCTATCAAGGTCGGGGACGCCTAAACCACCCAGTTCTTTTGGCCTGGTAACTGTTGGCCAGTTAACAAGGCAGTGTCCGCCATTGGCATTCTCCTCCCCCTTCCACAGGAACGATCTCCTGATTTTGTCAATCTTTTTCTTAGCCCATGCAGCTAGAGGAAACACCGTCAGGTGGTAGATTGGCATGGAGGAGAGGACTGATGTTACTAGAGTGAGGCGTCCCGCTCTGTTAAGCCATCTTTCTTTCCACTTGGGTAACCTCTGCCCAATACGATCTATGAGCGGTTGCATGTGGATCTTTTGCAGTGATCTGATGTGGAGTTGCAGCCCCAAGTACTTGCATGGGAAGCTCCCTCTAGAACCGGT harbors:
- the LOC136518455 gene encoding probable inactive receptor kinase At5g58300, which encodes MWHLKLIAFLYGSLFFMHLPYARGSDLNTDKQALLAFAASLPHGRKVNWTSTTQVCTSWVGITCTPDRTRVREVRLPAIGLLGPIPSGTLGKLDALEVLSLRSNRLTINLPPDVPSIPSLRSLYLQHNNLSGIIPSSLSSSLTFLDLSYNSFSGEIPSEVQAITELTALLLHNNSLSGPIPDLRLPKLRHLDLSNNNLSGPIPPSLQKFPATSFLGNAFLCGFPLEPCPGTPPPSPSSPSPQSGKRSFWKKLSLGVKIAIAAGGGAVLLILILILLVCIFKRKRDAEPGTASSSSKGKAIAGGRGEKSKGEFSSGIQEAERNKLFFFEGCSYNFDLEDLLRASAEVLGKGSYGTTYKAVLEDGTTVVVKRLKEVVAGKREFEQQMELIGKVCQHQNTVPLRAYYYSKDEKLLVYDYVPLGSLCAALHGNKAAGRTPLDWETRVKIALGAARGMAYLHAEGGGKFIHGNIKSSNILISQELSACVTEFGLAQLMSTPHVHPRLIGYRSPEVLETRKPTQKSDVYSLGVLLLEMLTGKAPLRSPGRDDSIEHLPRWVQSVVREEWTSEVFDVDLLRHPNVEDEMVQMLHVAMACVAVVPDERPWMEEVVSRIEEIRNSYSDTKTSPEDNPREGAF